From the genome of Nakamurella flavida:
ACCGAGCGGATGAAGTCACTCGGCCTGGCCTGACCCGGCGCCGCTCACCAACGGCACGCGCGGCACGCCCGGGGTCGGGAAGCCCAGGATCTGCCCGTAGAACGACAGCTCGGCCTCCAGCGCGGCGATGCGGGCCGGCCCGGCCCGGAAGCCGTGGCTCTCCTGCGGGAACATCACCAGGGCGTGCGGGACGCCGCGCTCCCGGCAGACCGCGGCGAACGCCTCGGCCTGGGCCGGCGGCACCACCGGGTCGAGGCCGCCCTGCAGCAGCAGGACCGGGGTGGACAGGTCGGCGGCCCGGGTCAGCGGCGACCGCTCCCGCCACACCGCCGGGTCGGAGCCCAGCAGCGAATCCAGGTAGCGGGACTCGAAGTCGTGGGTGTCCTCAGCCAGGGCGACGAGATCGCCGATCCCGTAGGACGAGGTGCCCGCGGCGAACGGCTGGTCGGCGGTGGTCAACGTGCCCAGCACGGTCAGCCCGCCCGCCGAGCCGCCGCTGATCACCACCGACCCCGCGGTCCCGTCCGCGAGCAGGGCGCGGCCGACGGTGATCGCGTCGTCGATGTCGAGCCGGGCCCAGTTGCCGCGCAACGCATCCCGGTACGCGCGGCCGTATCCGGTCGACCCGCGGTGATCCAGTCCGACGACGGTGAAGCCCCGGCTGGTGAAGTACGCCGTCCGCAGGGACAGCGCGCGGGCGTGCGAGGCGGTGGGCCCGCCGTGCACCAGGACGATGGTCGGCGAGGTGCCCGGTGCGGCCCGGTGATCGGGATGGGTCGGCGGGTACACGACCACGTGCACGCCCTGCACCGTCCGGGGTTCCGGCGTCGGGAGCCAGGCGGGATCGGGCGTGGTGTCGGTCGCGGTCCGGAGGACCGTGTGGCCGCCCTCCGGGTCCAGGGTGACCACGGCGGTCGGTGCGCGATCGGCCGCGACGATGGCCGCCACCGGGCCGTCCATCCCGGCGGCGAGGTCCAGGCATTCGGTCCACGACGGGTCGAGGGGGCTCGCCTCGACGAGCGAGATCGGTAGCAGCGCAGGGCATCCGCCCGGGGTGACGACCAGATCACCCGAGGGCCGCCGTACCCAGCTCCGCCAGCCCGCGGTCCACGGCGGGGTCGCGAAGTCGGCCGCCCGGGTGGTCAGGGCGGTGGTGCTGCCGGTGTGCGGGTCGAGGAGATGGGGCTGCCACCAACCGGTCCCGTCGGACTGCGCGACCACCAGCACACGGCCGTCGTGGGCGGGCACGAAGTCGGCGTCGATGACCGAGACCCCCGCACCGCCGGCCAGCGCACGGGCTCCGGTGGCCCGCCCGCTCGCGCCGATCCCGGCGAGATGCAGCACGGTGGAGTCCCAGGGCATGGCCGGGTGGTCCCAGCTGCTCCACAGCAGATGGGTGCCGGTCGGGTCGACCCGGGGGCCGGCGAGGAAGTCCGCCCGGGGCACGTCGCGCAGCACGTCCTCGACGAGGTCGGGATCGGAGGCACCACATCCGTCCAGCGGGATGCCGACGATCGTCCGGCGGATGCGGCGGCCGTCGTGACCGTCGTCGTCCGGCGATCCGGGGGTGGGCGACTCCGGCAGGTGCTCCTCGCGGACGGCCAGCACCCGCGACCGGGACGGATCCAGGCTCGGATCGACGTACCGCAGGCCTGCGCCCGCGGCCGGGGCGGGGGTCAGCGGCCACGGTGTGCCGGTCGGATCGTCCGGATCCAGGCGGTACACCCGTTGATCGGAGAGCTCGACGAAGACCAGGTCCCATCCGGCCGCCCCGTCCCGCGGCACGGGCAGCCAGCTGCGTCCGCCGTACTCGTGCACCCGGGAGCGGACGTTCCACGGGGCCGGGACCAGATCCTGCACCCGGCCACCCTCGGTGCGGCAGACGACGATCCGCCCGTTCTCCTCCGGCCGGCCCTCCGACCACCAGACCGCGGTCCCGGCGACGGCGACGCCCTCCAGTGCTCGTCCGGCCGCGACGGCGTCGGCGGCGGAGAGGGGTGACGGCCAGGACCCCGGCGGGACCGTCGGGGCGGGCGTACCGGCGGCGGGGGTGTCGTGGTTGCTCACCGGGAGGATCCTGCCCGACCCGCGGCGGCGCGGCACTGCGGGCCCGGCCGCCGGGCTCAGCGGGTCTGCTCGACCGAACACCACCAGGTGGTGCGCCCGCCGACGGTGCCGCGTTCCATCGGTGCGCCGCAGCGCGGACATTCCCCGCCCGGATGCCGGGCCGCGATGACCGTCCCGGTGTGCACCCCGCCGTTCTCGACCGCGTCGTCGATCGAACGGGACAGATTGCGCTGCAGCCGGTTCGCCTCGTTCGTGGTCAGCTCCCGACTGCGCCGGGACGGGTGGACCCGGGCCCGCCAGAGGGCCTCGTCGGCCAGCAGGTTGCCGACCCCGGCCATCACCGACTGGTCGAGCATCCGGGCCTTCACCGGTGCCGTGCTCGTCCCGAGGGCGGCGCGGAACGTCGCCGGAGTGAGGTCCTGGGCGTCCGGTCCGAGGGCGTCGATGTCCGGGTCGAGACGCACGCGCCCGAGGCGCCGTTTGTCGAAGAGCACCAGGGAGCTGCCGTCCTCGAAGCGCAGGGTGAACCGGTTCCAGACGGGGTTCCCGCCGCTGCCGCCCTTGGCCCGGTCGCCGTCCCGCTGCTCGGTGCCGTCGGGGTGGGTGAACACCATGACCCCGCCCATGCCGAGGTGGATGCCGAGGTAGGGCCCCGGATCGGGATCACCGTCGGTGGAGGAGGTCTCGCACCACATCGACTTCCCGCGGCGGTGGGCAGCGGTCAACGTCCGGCCGAGCAGGGCGCCGCGGATCACGCCCGGGGCGTGCGGTCGGCACACGAAGGTGTCGGTGTCGTCCACGTCGGCGATGCGGCGGCCCAGGGAGGTCCCGGCGATGAGCGTGCGGGCCCGTTCGACCTCGGGCAG
Proteins encoded in this window:
- a CDS encoding S9 family peptidase gives rise to the protein MSNHDTPAAGTPAPTVPPGSWPSPLSAADAVAAGRALEGVAVAGTAVWWSEGRPEENGRIVVCRTEGGRVQDLVPAPWNVRSRVHEYGGRSWLPVPRDGAAGWDLVFVELSDQRVYRLDPDDPTGTPWPLTPAPAAGAGLRYVDPSLDPSRSRVLAVREEHLPESPTPGSPDDDGHDGRRIRRTIVGIPLDGCGASDPDLVEDVLRDVPRADFLAGPRVDPTGTHLLWSSWDHPAMPWDSTVLHLAGIGASGRATGARALAGGAGVSVIDADFVPAHDGRVLVVAQSDGTGWWQPHLLDPHTGSTTALTTRAADFATPPWTAGWRSWVRRPSGDLVVTPGGCPALLPISLVEASPLDPSWTECLDLAAGMDGPVAAIVAADRAPTAVVTLDPEGGHTVLRTATDTTPDPAWLPTPEPRTVQGVHVVVYPPTHPDHRAAPGTSPTIVLVHGGPTASHARALSLRTAYFTSRGFTVVGLDHRGSTGYGRAYRDALRGNWARLDIDDAITVGRALLADGTAGSVVISGGSAGGLTVLGTLTTADQPFAAGTSSYGIGDLVALAEDTHDFESRYLDSLLGSDPAVWRERSPLTRAADLSTPVLLLQGGLDPVVPPAQAEAFAAVCRERGVPHALVMFPQESHGFRAGPARIAALEAELSFYGQILGFPTPGVPRVPLVSGAGSGQAE
- a CDS encoding Fpg/Nei family DNA glycosylase; protein product: MPELPEVERARTLIAGTSLGRRIADVDDTDTFVCRPHAPGVIRGALLGRTLTAAHRRGKSMWCETSSTDGDPDPGPYLGIHLGMGGVMVFTHPDGTEQRDGDRAKGGSGGNPVWNRFTLRFEDGSSLVLFDKRRLGRVRLDPDIDALGPDAQDLTPATFRAALGTSTAPVKARMLDQSVMAGVGNLLADEALWRARVHPSRRSRELTTNEANRLQRNLSRSIDDAVENGGVHTGTVIAARHPGGECPRCGAPMERGTVGGRTTWWCSVEQTR